From Barnesiella propionica, one genomic window encodes:
- the gnd gene encoding decarboxylating NADP(+)-dependent phosphogluconate dehydrogenase, which produces MEKSNIGLIGLAVMGENLALNIEGHGYQVSLYNRPHRSGPEMVDVFLENRGNGKKFVATYTISDFVGSLERPRKIMMMIKAGEPVEEMIEQLIPYLEPGDVIIDGGNSDFRDTERRYRYLLSKGIWFVGAGVSGGETGALHGPSIMPGGAPEAWEIVRPFLQDIAAHLDDGTPCCSWMGSGGAGHFVKMVHNGIEYGDMQLIAEAYMILKSHAKMNNEIMADIFEQWNRGELNSYLIGITSHILRFKDSDGSFLIEHIRDSAGQKGTGKWSVEAALDVDEPLSLISEAVFARFISRWKEVREKASVLYPPEKKEGKEHDLPSESVRQALFAAKLVSYAQGFSLLKNASELYGWNIDLSSVATIWRKGCIIRAGFLKEIAHAYSGMEKPENLLFNDWFRDHVNNALPAWRKIVSRSAMSGIPVPCMSSALVYFDMLRQKRSGAALIQAQRDYFGAHTYERTDAPQGEFFHTDWTGTGGNTVSGSYTV; this is translated from the coding sequence ATGGAAAAATCGAATATAGGATTAATAGGACTGGCAGTTATGGGAGAAAACCTGGCGCTCAATATTGAAGGTCATGGTTATCAGGTGAGTCTGTATAATCGTCCTCATAGGTCGGGACCCGAGATGGTGGATGTCTTTTTGGAAAACAGAGGAAATGGAAAAAAATTTGTTGCGACGTATACTATATCCGACTTTGTCGGTTCATTAGAACGTCCCCGTAAAATCATGATGATGATTAAGGCCGGAGAACCGGTAGAAGAGATGATTGAACAACTTATTCCTTATCTGGAACCTGGCGATGTTATTATAGATGGGGGAAATTCCGATTTCAGAGACACGGAGCGACGGTACAGGTATCTTTTGTCGAAAGGAATATGGTTTGTCGGAGCAGGCGTTTCGGGAGGTGAGACGGGTGCATTGCACGGGCCGTCCATAATGCCTGGAGGAGCACCTGAAGCCTGGGAAATTGTTCGTCCTTTTCTACAAGACATAGCTGCACATCTCGATGACGGCACACCGTGTTGCAGCTGGATGGGGAGCGGAGGGGCCGGACATTTTGTCAAGATGGTGCATAACGGGATAGAATACGGTGATATGCAACTGATAGCCGAAGCATATATGATATTGAAAAGCCATGCAAAAATGAATAATGAAATCATGGCCGATATTTTTGAACAATGGAACCGGGGAGAGCTTAACAGCTATCTGATAGGTATCACTTCACATATACTTCGGTTTAAGGATTCGGACGGCTCTTTCCTGATAGAACATATCCGGGACAGCGCCGGGCAGAAAGGAACCGGAAAATGGAGCGTGGAAGCTGCGCTGGATGTGGATGAACCTTTGTCCCTGATTAGTGAGGCTGTTTTTGCACGGTTTATATCCCGGTGGAAAGAAGTAAGGGAGAAAGCTTCCGTATTATATCCTCCCGAAAAAAAAGAGGGAAAAGAACACGACCTGCCATCCGAATCGGTAAGACAGGCTCTTTTTGCTGCCAAACTGGTTTCTTATGCCCAGGGATTTTCTTTGCTGAAAAACGCCTCCGAATTATATGGATGGAATATAGATCTGTCATCCGTTGCTACGATATGGAGAAAAGGTTGTATTATACGTGCCGGTTTTTTGAAAGAGATAGCACATGCTTACTCGGGGATGGAAAAACCCGAAAATTTGTTGTTTAACGACTGGTTCCGTGACCATGTGAACAATGCTTTGCCTGCCTGGCGTAAAATTGTTTCCCGGTCGGCTATGTCCGGTATTCCGGTACCGTGCATGAGTTCGGCTTTGGTTTATTTCGATATGCTTCGGCAGAAACGCTCCGGAGCTGCCCTTATACAAGCCCAGAGAGATTATTTCGGGGCTCATACTTATGAAAGAACAGATGCTCCTCAAGGCGAATTTTTTCATACCGATTGGACCGGTACCGGAGGAAATACGGTATCCGGTTCCTATACGGTTTAA
- a CDS encoding potassium/proton antiporter, whose amino-acid sequence MEINGGNILLIGSLLLFISVLVGKAGAKYGMPALLLFLGVGMLAGSDGFGLQFNSPQIAQFIGMIALSIILFSGGMDTSYKEIRPIMGPGIVLATIGVLMTTVITGLFIYYISGLLPNGWTLSLLESMLLAAVMSSTDSASVFSILRSKGICLKEKLRPTLELESGSNDPMAYMLTILLIQIIGMGEVNWAQSVMLLLMQLSIGTISGLIMGYCGVWIINRINVSNESLYPVLLLAFVFFIFAFTDILHGNGYLAVYIAGLVVGNHKLVHKKSLTTFFDGFTWLCQIVMFLTLGLLVNPKELLDVTGMGLLIGFFMIIIARPVTVFFCLLPFRQFSTKARTYISWVGLRGAVPIIFATYPLISPEIQNSRLMFNIVFFITIISLIVQGTTVHAMANWLGLSEECERKKEFNVDLPDEIKSAMSEIEVTPSVLREGNKLMNLQLPDNTLVVMVKRENRYFVPKGHTRLEPADKLLVISDNDEELKKTYESLGIEKYSMQKNK is encoded by the coding sequence ATGGAAATAAACGGAGGAAATATTCTATTAATAGGTTCATTGTTACTCTTTATAAGCGTCCTTGTCGGAAAAGCCGGTGCCAAATACGGGATGCCAGCCCTCCTTCTGTTCCTGGGAGTAGGAATGCTGGCGGGAAGCGATGGTTTCGGATTACAATTCAACAGCCCTCAAATAGCCCAGTTCATAGGTATGATAGCTTTGAGCATCATCCTCTTTTCGGGCGGTATGGATACCAGCTACAAAGAAATAAGGCCTATTATGGGTCCCGGTATCGTACTGGCAACAATAGGCGTGCTCATGACTACGGTCATTACCGGATTGTTCATATATTATATATCGGGACTTCTTCCGAACGGCTGGACTCTTAGTCTATTAGAATCCATGCTTCTGGCGGCGGTCATGTCCTCTACCGACTCTGCGTCGGTCTTTTCCATCCTGCGTTCCAAAGGGATTTGCCTGAAAGAGAAATTACGTCCCACCCTGGAACTCGAAAGCGGCAGTAACGATCCTATGGCCTACATGTTAACGATATTGTTGATACAAATCATAGGAATGGGAGAGGTAAACTGGGCGCAATCGGTCATGTTACTGCTCATGCAACTGAGTATAGGTACCATTTCGGGACTTATTATGGGATATTGCGGTGTATGGATCATTAACCGGATAAATGTTAGTAACGAGTCACTTTATCCCGTACTTTTACTGGCATTCGTTTTCTTTATTTTCGCCTTTACCGACATTTTACACGGGAACGGTTACCTGGCCGTATATATAGCCGGACTTGTCGTAGGGAATCACAAACTTGTCCACAAGAAAAGCCTCACAACGTTTTTCGACGGTTTTACGTGGTTATGCCAGATAGTCATGTTCCTTACTCTGGGATTACTGGTAAACCCTAAAGAATTATTGGACGTAACAGGCATGGGATTATTGATAGGCTTCTTTATGATAATCATAGCCCGGCCGGTAACCGTCTTTTTTTGTCTGCTGCCCTTTCGTCAATTCTCTACTAAAGCCAGGACCTATATTTCATGGGTAGGATTAAGGGGGGCTGTCCCTATTATTTTCGCCACTTACCCTCTTATTTCCCCTGAGATACAAAACTCCCGCCTCATGTTCAATATCGTATTCTTTATTACGATCATCTCCTTAATAGTGCAAGGCACGACCGTCCATGCTATGGCAAACTGGTTGGGACTTTCGGAAGAATGCGAACGGAAAAAAGAATTCAATGTAGATCTCCCCGATGAAATAAAATCGGCCATGAGCGAGATAGAAGTTACCCCCTCCGTACTAAGAGAAGGCAATAAACTCATGAATCTGCAACTACCAGACAATACTTTGGTAGTCATGGTAAAAAGGGAAAACCGTTACTTCGTCCCGAAAGGCCATACCAGGCTGGAACCGGCAGATAAACTGCTTGTCATATCGGATAACGATGAAGAACTGAAAAAAACTTATGAAAGTCTGGGTATTGAAAAATACTCTATGCAAAAGAATAAATAG
- a CDS encoding DedA family protein has protein sequence MEYVQFLFDFIIHIDVHLAQLVSEYGIWIYAILFIIIFCETGLVVTPFLPGDSLLFVAGALCALPDNGMNVHLIVLLLVLAAILGDLSNYLIGRLFGRKLFSKPDSKIFKQSYLEKTHRFYEKYGGKTIILARFVPIVRTFAPFVAGMGHMSYRHFSLYNVTGGIVWVALFIYAGYIFGGMDLVQENLKLLIVGIIFVSILPAVIEVWRNKRKAARRS, from the coding sequence ATGGAATATGTTCAGTTCCTTTTCGATTTCATTATTCATATAGATGTGCATTTGGCTCAATTGGTTTCTGAGTATGGGATTTGGATATACGCTATACTTTTCATTATTATTTTTTGTGAGACAGGTCTGGTGGTAACTCCTTTTTTACCCGGGGATTCACTTTTGTTCGTGGCAGGGGCATTATGTGCGTTGCCGGATAATGGAATGAATGTGCACCTGATAGTTCTGTTACTTGTTCTGGCCGCTATATTGGGTGATTTGTCAAACTATTTAATAGGACGTTTATTCGGCCGAAAATTATTTTCTAAGCCTGATTCTAAAATATTTAAACAAAGTTATTTGGAAAAAACTCATCGCTTTTATGAAAAGTACGGGGGCAAGACAATAATTTTGGCCCGTTTTGTCCCTATAGTCCGTACATTTGCTCCGTTTGTGGCCGGAATGGGACATATGAGTTATCGACATTTTTCGTTATATAATGTGACAGGAGGAATCGTGTGGGTAGCTTTGTTTATTTATGCCGGTTATATCTTCGGAGGAATGGATCTTGTACAAGAAAACCTGAAACTACTCATAGTAGGTATAATTTTTGTCTCCATTTTGCCTGCCGTGATAGAGGTATGGAGGAATAAAAGGAAAGCGGCCCGTCGTTCTTAG
- a CDS encoding Dabb family protein, with protein MIKHIVLFKLKEMETPEAKLAVMNRFKSALEALKGKIEVLRFIEVGLNCNPNEDFDIALTTEFDNMEDLAFYATHPDHVAAGGIIKDVKVARSCVDYEF; from the coding sequence ATGATCAAGCACATAGTACTGTTCAAATTAAAGGAGATGGAAACGCCGGAAGCGAAACTGGCTGTTATGAACCGTTTTAAGTCCGCATTGGAAGCGTTGAAAGGAAAGATAGAGGTTTTGCGGTTTATCGAAGTAGGGCTGAATTGTAATCCTAATGAAGATTTCGATATTGCTTTGACAACAGAATTCGATAATATGGAAGACTTGGCATTCTATGCAACCCATCCCGACCATGTGGCTGCGGGTGGTATTATAAAAGATGTAAAAGTTGCCCGTTCCTGTGTGGATTACGAGTTTTAA
- a CDS encoding ABC-F family ATP-binding cassette domain-containing protein, whose translation MITVNNLGIQFGKRVLFQEVNLKFTPGNCYGIIGANGAGKSTLMRILSNQLDPSHGTITLGSGERLSVLSQDHFAFDECTVINTVLMGHTVLWDIMEEKDRLYSKPDFSDEDGIRVSELEEKFAELEGWNAESDAANLLSGLGIKENKHYMLMKDLSGKEKVRVLLAKALFGKPDNLLLDEPTNDLDLETVMWLENYLANFENTVLVVSHDRHFLDSVCTHTVDIDFGKVQLFAGNYSFWYESSQLALRQQQQQNKKAEEKKKELQEFIRRFSANVAKSKQTTSRKKMLEKLNIEEIQPSSRRYPGIIFTPSREPGNKILEVKGLEKSIEGKLLFRDVNFAIEKDDKVVFISRDPRAMTALFDIINEQTKADAGTFEWGQTITTAYLPLDNSNFFNTDMNLLEWLSQFSEDTSELYLKGFLGKMLFSGEELLKSASVLSGGEKMRCMIARMMMKNANTLILDSPTNHLDLESIQAFNNTLRTFKGNILLSSHDHEFIETVCNRVIELTPNGIIDKMMDYDDYITDEKVQEARKRLYKE comes from the coding sequence ATGATAACGGTTAATAATTTAGGTATTCAATTTGGTAAAAGAGTTCTCTTTCAAGAGGTAAATTTAAAATTCACACCGGGAAACTGCTATGGAATCATCGGAGCGAACGGAGCGGGAAAATCCACCCTGATGCGTATCCTCAGTAATCAGCTCGATCCTTCGCACGGAACAATTACGTTAGGTTCCGGTGAACGCCTTTCCGTATTAAGCCAAGACCATTTCGCTTTTGACGAGTGCACCGTTATCAATACCGTACTTATGGGGCATACAGTACTGTGGGATATCATGGAAGAAAAGGACCGGCTTTATTCTAAACCGGATTTCAGCGATGAAGACGGCATAAGGGTTTCGGAACTGGAAGAGAAATTCGCGGAATTGGAAGGCTGGAATGCCGAAAGTGATGCTGCCAACCTGCTCAGCGGGTTAGGAATCAAAGAGAATAAACATTATATGCTCATGAAAGATTTGAGCGGAAAAGAAAAGGTACGTGTCCTGCTGGCAAAAGCCCTTTTCGGAAAACCGGATAATTTACTACTGGACGAACCCACAAACGACCTTGACCTCGAAACAGTAATGTGGCTGGAAAACTATCTGGCTAATTTTGAAAATACCGTGTTGGTCGTGTCGCACGACCGTCACTTCCTGGATTCCGTATGTACCCATACCGTTGATATCGACTTCGGTAAAGTACAGCTTTTCGCAGGTAACTACAGTTTCTGGTACGAATCCAGTCAGCTAGCCCTGCGCCAACAGCAACAACAGAATAAAAAAGCAGAAGAAAAGAAAAAGGAATTACAGGAATTTATCCGGCGTTTCAGTGCCAACGTAGCAAAATCGAAACAAACGACAAGCCGGAAAAAGATGCTCGAAAAACTGAATATCGAAGAGATACAACCTTCGTCGCGCCGATATCCGGGTATTATATTCACTCCGTCACGGGAACCGGGTAATAAAATTCTGGAAGTAAAAGGACTGGAAAAATCTATCGAAGGAAAATTATTATTCCGGGATGTGAATTTCGCTATCGAAAAAGACGATAAAGTCGTTTTCATTTCACGGGATCCGAGGGCTATGACGGCATTGTTCGACATTATCAATGAACAAACAAAAGCGGATGCCGGTACATTCGAATGGGGACAAACCATCACCACGGCTTATCTTCCCCTTGATAATTCGAACTTCTTCAATACCGATATGAATCTGCTGGAATGGCTCTCTCAATTTTCCGAAGACACAAGCGAGCTTTATCTGAAAGGTTTCTTGGGTAAAATGTTATTCTCAGGAGAAGAGCTTCTTAAAAGCGCATCGGTTCTCTCGGGAGGCGAAAAAATGCGCTGCATGATCGCCCGGATGATGATGAAAAATGCAAACACTCTTATCCTGGATTCACCGACCAATCATCTTGACCTGGAATCCATTCAGGCATTTAACAATACGCTGCGCACGTTTAAAGGAAATATCCTGCTGTCGTCGCATGACCACGAATTTATTGAAACGGTATGTAATCGGGTCATAGAACTTACTCCTAATGGTATAATCGACAAAATGATGGACTATGACGACTATATTACCGATGAAAAAGTACAGGAAGCCCGAAAACGTCTTTATAAGGAATAA
- a CDS encoding ATP-dependent helicase — MCNFAGKKKQRNVEEILQNLNEPQRAAVTYNDGPSLVIAGAGSGKTRVLTYKIAYLLQSGYEPYRLLALTFTNKAAREMKERIARLIDVPTAARLWMGTFHSVFSRILRSNAERLGFKSDFTIYDTSDSRSLLKSIIKEMQLDDKIYKPATVQAIISNAKNALITPSSYESNKEIRETDARSKRPLIHEIYRTYWHRCFISGAMDFDDLLLYTNILFRDHEDVLHRYQEIFRYVLVDEYQDTNFAQHLIVNQLCKGHGRICVVGDDAQSIYSFRGASINNILNLKEEYPGLKTFKLEQNYRSTQNIVNTANSLISKNKEQIRKHVFSEKEPGSKVAILNAYSDFEEGFIVANQISEMRILGGFSFNDFAILYRTNAQSRILEESLRKRNIPYRIYGGLSFYQRKEIKDAVSYFRITINPDDEEALKRVINYPARGIGDTTIKKIVQCAITQGISLWQVVSDPVSYALPVNNGTISKLLRFRDLIEGFRSEMQTKTATELAEIIIRQSGLFQDIHSDNTPENISRQENIQELLNGISEFCSLREEEGEEHVSLNDFLAEISLATDQDSEDDKESEKVTMMTVHAAKGLEFKNVIIVGVEEDLFPSSMSKNSEREIEEERRLLYVAITRAEINCILTYASTRFRNGQTTACPPSRFLKDLDPQYITMPERLRPGSTGKEETIVPPWEHSDRSYTTPAEHPIREHRQPKPEIYSPEPKKRLTRITKTNDPAPSLQSVGDLTVGCHIRHERFGTGEVVSIEGNGDNCKIGVEFQHVGRKQLLLKFARFTIIK, encoded by the coding sequence ATGTGTAATTTTGCAGGAAAGAAGAAACAACGGAACGTGGAAGAAATATTACAAAACCTGAACGAGCCTCAGCGGGCCGCCGTAACCTATAACGACGGACCGTCTTTGGTTATCGCAGGAGCAGGTTCGGGGAAAACCCGCGTACTCACCTACAAAATTGCATATCTGTTACAATCGGGATATGAACCGTATCGATTGCTGGCTCTGACCTTCACCAACAAAGCTGCCCGGGAAATGAAAGAACGCATTGCCCGTCTGATTGACGTACCTACTGCAGCTCGCTTGTGGATGGGAACTTTCCACTCTGTTTTCTCCCGTATATTGCGCTCCAATGCCGAGCGCTTGGGATTCAAATCCGATTTTACCATTTACGATACATCCGATTCCCGCTCTTTACTGAAAAGCATTATCAAAGAAATGCAATTGGACGATAAGATATATAAACCGGCCACGGTACAGGCGATCATTTCAAATGCAAAGAACGCGCTTATCACTCCTTCCTCATACGAATCCAATAAAGAGATACGCGAAACGGATGCCCGGTCCAAACGTCCTTTGATACACGAGATATACCGTACATACTGGCATCGCTGTTTCATATCGGGAGCGATGGATTTCGATGATCTACTGTTATATACCAATATATTATTCAGGGATCATGAAGATGTGTTGCACCGTTATCAGGAAATTTTCCGGTATGTCCTGGTAGACGAGTACCAAGATACCAACTTCGCTCAACACCTTATCGTAAACCAACTTTGCAAAGGGCACGGCCGCATCTGCGTGGTAGGTGACGATGCACAGAGCATTTATTCGTTCCGGGGAGCCAGCATCAATAACATACTGAATCTGAAAGAAGAGTATCCCGGACTGAAAACTTTTAAACTGGAGCAAAATTACCGTTCTACCCAAAATATAGTAAATACCGCCAACAGCCTTATCAGTAAGAATAAAGAACAAATCCGCAAACATGTTTTCTCAGAAAAGGAACCGGGCAGTAAAGTAGCAATTTTAAATGCTTATTCAGATTTTGAAGAAGGCTTTATCGTCGCGAACCAGATATCGGAAATGCGTATCCTGGGAGGATTTTCTTTCAACGATTTCGCAATCCTTTACCGTACCAATGCCCAGTCCCGTATTCTGGAAGAATCGCTGCGAAAAAGAAATATACCCTACCGCATATACGGCGGACTGTCTTTTTACCAACGTAAAGAGATCAAAGATGCCGTATCATACTTTCGTATCACCATTAACCCGGACGACGAAGAAGCGTTGAAACGGGTTATCAACTATCCTGCCAGAGGTATTGGGGATACGACCATAAAAAAGATCGTTCAATGTGCCATAACTCAGGGGATAAGCCTTTGGCAAGTTGTTTCCGACCCAGTGTCATACGCGTTGCCGGTCAATAACGGAACTATAAGCAAATTACTGCGATTCAGGGATCTTATTGAAGGATTCCGGTCGGAGATGCAGACAAAAACCGCGACAGAACTGGCAGAAATAATTATCAGACAATCGGGCTTGTTCCAAGATATACATAGCGACAACACCCCTGAAAATATAAGCCGCCAGGAAAATATACAGGAGTTACTGAACGGTATTTCCGAATTTTGTTCTTTGCGGGAAGAAGAGGGAGAAGAACATGTGTCATTAAACGATTTTTTAGCCGAAATATCTCTGGCGACCGATCAGGACAGCGAAGATGATAAAGAGAGTGAAAAAGTGACCATGATGACCGTGCATGCGGCAAAAGGTCTGGAATTCAAAAATGTAATTATCGTAGGAGTGGAAGAAGACCTGTTCCCCTCTTCCATGAGTAAGAATAGCGAAAGAGAGATAGAGGAAGAAAGGAGATTACTCTATGTAGCTATTACGAGAGCCGAAATAAATTGTATCCTCACATACGCATCTACCCGTTTCCGTAACGGGCAGACCACGGCATGTCCGCCCAGCAGATTCCTGAAAGACCTCGATCCGCAATATATCACTATGCCCGAACGTTTAAGACCCGGCTCCACCGGCAAAGAAGAAACTATTGTTCCCCCTTGGGAACATAGTGACCGCAGCTATACGACTCCGGCGGAACATCCCATACGGGAACACAGACAGCCCAAACCTGAAATATATTCTCCCGAACCTAAAAAACGGCTGACACGCATAACGAAAACAAACGATCCGGCACCTTCCCTGCAAAGCGTAGGAGATCTTACCGTCGGATGTCATATAAGACACGAACGCTTCGGTACAGGAGAAGTAGTCAGTATAGAAGGAAACGGTGACAATTGCAAAATAGGAGTAGAGTTTCAACATGTCGGACGTAAACAACTTTTATTGAAGTTCGCCCGTTTTACTATCATCAAATAA
- the nspC gene encoding carboxynorspermidine decarboxylase, with translation MNTPIQKVPSPCYLLDEGLLRKNLSLIKSVKERAGVNIILAFKAFANWHAFPIIREYIPYSTASSVNEAQLAYEEMGSPAHTYSPAYTEENFPVFLKYSSHITFNSLSQFERFYPLVKANGKKVSCGIRINPEFSEVETDLYNPCAPGSRLGVISDLLGERLPSGIEGLHFHTLCESSSYDLEKTLMQVEKKFGHLLPQVKWLNMGGGHLMTRKDYDTEHLIELLTTFKLRHPNLEIIMEPGSAFAWQTGVLVSTVTDIVENHGIRTAILDVSFACHMPDCLEMPYKPAIRGSKEPATGLHAYRMGGNSCLSGDYMGDWYFDHELKVGERIVFEDMIHYTTVKTTMFNGIPHPAVALLRQNGEIEIWREFGYEDYKNRMG, from the coding sequence ATGAATACCCCCATACAAAAGGTTCCCTCACCCTGCTATTTGCTGGATGAAGGGCTATTAAGAAAAAATCTTTCTTTGATAAAATCGGTTAAGGAACGTGCCGGAGTCAACATCATACTGGCTTTCAAAGCCTTTGCCAACTGGCATGCTTTTCCCATTATACGGGAATATATACCTTATTCTACCGCAAGTTCGGTAAACGAAGCACAACTGGCCTACGAAGAAATGGGCAGTCCGGCACATACTTACTCTCCGGCTTATACAGAAGAGAATTTCCCTGTATTTCTTAAATACAGCAGCCACATTACGTTCAATTCCTTATCCCAGTTTGAGAGGTTCTATCCATTGGTAAAAGCAAACGGAAAGAAAGTTTCATGCGGCATTAGAATCAACCCGGAATTTTCGGAGGTGGAAACAGACTTGTACAATCCTTGTGCGCCGGGTTCACGCCTGGGTGTTATTTCGGACCTGCTTGGCGAACGGTTGCCTTCCGGAATAGAAGGTCTGCATTTTCATACCCTATGCGAATCTTCTTCCTACGATCTGGAAAAGACATTAATGCAAGTCGAAAAAAAATTCGGTCACCTTCTCCCCCAGGTAAAATGGCTGAACATGGGAGGAGGACATCTGATGACCCGTAAAGATTATGATACGGAGCATCTTATAGAGTTACTCACGACATTCAAACTCAGACATCCTAATCTCGAAATCATTATGGAACCGGGAAGTGCTTTCGCCTGGCAAACCGGTGTACTGGTCTCAACGGTTACCGATATAGTAGAAAATCACGGTATACGTACTGCGATTTTGGATGTTTCTTTCGCGTGCCATATGCCCGATTGTCTTGAAATGCCGTATAAACCTGCCATACGCGGTTCAAAAGAGCCGGCTACCGGGCTGCATGCTTATCGCATGGGAGGCAATTCCTGCCTGAGCGGAGACTACATGGGAGACTGGTATTTCGACCATGAACTAAAAGTAGGTGAACGTATCGTATTTGAAGATATGATACATTATACCACGGTAAAGACTACCATGTTTAACGGAATTCCTCACCCGGCCGTTGCCCTTCTTCGTCAAAACGGGGAAATAGAAATATGGAGGGAATTCGGATATGAAGATTACAAAAACAGAATGGGATAA
- a CDS encoding putative transporter: MEWLYSLFCEHSALQAVVVISLISALGLGLGKIRIFGISLGVTFVFFIGIMAGHLGLSVDTQMLNYAESFGLVMFVYALGLQVGPGFFSSFRSGGVRLVELALGVVFLGTLMTVIFHLTTGVSMPDMVGLLCGATTNTPALGAAQQAMKQFGLPVSGPALSCAVAYPLGVVGVILAIAFVRKIFVRPSDLPNPDKEHKNQAYIVSFQITNPAIYGRSIRDVAHLTTHKFVISRLWRDGKVSIPTSEMTLRKGDKLLVITTSEKDVSALTVIFGEHEEKDWNTDSIDWNAIDSQLISQRIVVTRPEINGKKLSSLRLRNHYGINISRVYRSGVQLLATPDLTLQMGDRLTVVGEAAAIQNVSKILGNAVKSLNEPNLISVFVGIILGLAVGAVPFSIPGISVPVRLGLAGGPIIVGILIGTFGPRLHMITYTTRSANLMLRALGISMYLACLGLDAGAHFFETVVRPEGLLWILLGFSITFVPVVIMALWALKINKLDFGSVSGMLCGSMANPMALDYANDTIEGDNPSVSYATVYPVCMFLRVIIAQVILMFFL, from the coding sequence ATGGAATGGCTATATAGTTTATTCTGCGAACACTCCGCTTTACAGGCAGTCGTCGTTATTTCCCTTATATCGGCCCTGGGGCTCGGGTTGGGAAAGATACGAATTTTTGGTATATCATTAGGGGTTACCTTTGTCTTCTTTATCGGTATTATGGCCGGACATCTGGGACTTTCGGTTGATACGCAGATGCTTAATTATGCTGAAAGTTTCGGTCTGGTAATGTTCGTGTACGCATTAGGACTGCAGGTCGGTCCGGGCTTTTTCAGTTCATTCCGCTCCGGAGGAGTACGTCTGGTAGAATTAGCGTTAGGCGTAGTTTTTCTGGGTACGTTGATGACGGTTATATTTCATCTGACTACAGGAGTCAGTATGCCTGATATGGTAGGTCTTTTGTGCGGAGCGACTACCAATACACCTGCATTGGGAGCCGCCCAGCAGGCTATGAAGCAATTCGGATTACCTGTAAGCGGGCCGGCCCTTAGTTGTGCGGTCGCCTATCCGTTAGGCGTCGTAGGAGTTATCCTGGCAATAGCGTTTGTACGCAAGATATTCGTTCGTCCTTCCGACCTTCCTAATCCGGATAAAGAGCATAAGAACCAGGCTTATATCGTAAGTTTCCAGATAACCAATCCGGCTATATACGGAAGAAGCATTCGTGATGTAGCACATCTTACTACGCATAAATTTGTTATATCCCGGTTGTGGCGTGACGGTAAAGTGAGTATTCCTACTTCCGAAATGACTTTGCGTAAAGGTGATAAATTGCTTGTAATCACGACGTCCGAAAAGGATGTCAGCGCTTTGACCGTTATTTTCGGAGAGCATGAGGAAAAAGACTGGAATACAGATAGTATAGACTGGAATGCCATAGACAGTCAGTTGATCTCACAGCGTATCGTGGTGACAAGGCCTGAAATAAATGGAAAAAAATTAAGCTCGTTGAGGCTGCGCAATCATTACGGCATCAATATAAGCCGGGTATACCGCTCGGGGGTACAATTGCTGGCGACCCCGGATCTGACACTTCAGATGGGCGACCGGCTGACTGTTGTGGGAGAAGCGGCTGCTATTCAAAATGTATCTAAGATACTCGGGAATGCGGTGAAAAGCCTGAACGAACCGAACCTTATATCGGTTTTTGTAGGTATTATACTGGGGCTTGCCGTAGGAGCGGTTCCTTTCAGCATACCGGGCATAAGCGTACCGGTTCGTCTCGGCCTGGCGGGAGGCCCTATTATCGTAGGTATTTTGATAGGGACATTCGGTCCCCGCTTACATATGATTACTTATACGACCCGGAGTGCCAATCTTATGTTACGGGCTTTGGGTATATCTATGTATCTGGCTTGTCTGGGACTGGATGCCGGTGCTCATTTTTTCGAAACCGTAGTGCGTCCCGAAGGCCTGCTTTGGATTTTACTGGGTTTTTCTATCACTTTTGTTCCTGTGGTTATTATGGCCTTGTGGGCATTGAAAATCAATAAACTCGATTTCGGTTCCGTATCGGGAATGCTATGCGGCAGTATGGCCAATCCGATGGCGCTCGATTATGCCAATGATACGATAGAAGGAGATAATCCTTCGGTTTCCTATGCTACGGTATATCCGGTGTGCATGTTCCTGCGCGTGATTATCGCACAGGTCATCCTGATGTTTTTTCTGTAA